The Kitasatospora sp. NBC_00374 genome has a segment encoding these proteins:
- a CDS encoding protein kinase — MHVDDDQRAAHGVTLSGGGTRVPDPYPVGDRMIAFRHGSPGRRPNAAVLEAALHLAQALLARSGEDPLRLETAAIGDPVPGRSARDGGCRVTAILPSRNRQSAFARMVFQHGGVRQWGGAVKPGDVIAGRYELVNRLGRGGMGEVWAGHDRDLRRTVALKLLFVDEDVVTDLPARFAREAVAAAQINHPNVITLYERGVHEDVLFLAMEKVNGSTLIDIISREGPMAFPRALSIAGEISAALAAAHRAGVVHYDITPRNVMVTTDGRVKVLDFGIAGFLQATFSLVRSSLLAPAGTVEYGAPEQFRTERGDERSDLYALGSVVFTMLTGRPPFTGHNAWAVMARKQAEDAPGLDTLRPDAPAELTALVARLLARDPGGRPASAHEVHERLRQLLTGSEATTEIRVAHTAHPDGARANGNERYHRVRVFLDGTVGDLDQVTKVVYHLHPTFPEPDRVITNRATNFALETSAWGMFTLTADIFTTDRQDPLRLERYISF; from the coding sequence ACTCGTGTCCCTGATCCGTACCCCGTCGGTGACCGGATGATCGCGTTCCGGCACGGTTCACCCGGCCGCCGACCGAATGCCGCCGTTCTCGAAGCCGCCCTCCACCTCGCCCAGGCCCTCCTCGCCCGGTCCGGCGAGGACCCGCTGCGCCTGGAAACCGCCGCCATTGGCGATCCTGTTCCGGGTCGTTCAGCACGGGATGGCGGATGCAGGGTGACGGCAATCCTGCCGAGCCGGAACCGTCAGAGCGCCTTCGCTCGTATGGTGTTCCAGCATGGCGGCGTCAGACAGTGGGGTGGGGCAGTGAAACCTGGTGACGTGATCGCGGGACGGTACGAGCTGGTCAACCGGCTCGGGCGCGGCGGAATGGGTGAGGTGTGGGCCGGTCACGACCGGGACCTGCGTCGCACCGTAGCGCTCAAGCTGCTCTTCGTCGATGAGGACGTGGTGACAGACCTGCCGGCACGCTTTGCGCGTGAAGCGGTGGCCGCAGCCCAGATCAACCACCCGAACGTCATCACGCTCTACGAGCGCGGTGTCCACGAGGACGTGCTTTTCCTCGCGATGGAGAAGGTCAACGGCTCCACCCTGATCGACATCATCAGCCGGGAGGGCCCGATGGCCTTCCCCCGGGCACTGTCGATCGCCGGCGAGATCAGCGCGGCGCTGGCCGCCGCGCACCGGGCAGGCGTCGTCCACTACGACATCACGCCACGCAACGTCATGGTCACGACCGACGGACGGGTGAAGGTCCTCGACTTCGGGATCGCAGGGTTCCTCCAGGCGACCTTCTCCCTGGTCCGCTCCTCGCTACTGGCCCCGGCGGGAACCGTGGAGTACGGCGCCCCGGAGCAGTTCCGCACCGAGAGAGGCGACGAGCGCTCCGACCTCTACGCGCTCGGCAGCGTGGTGTTCACGATGCTCACCGGCCGGCCCCCCTTCACCGGACACAACGCCTGGGCGGTCATGGCACGTAAACAGGCCGAGGACGCCCCCGGGCTGGACACACTGCGACCGGACGCGCCCGCCGAACTGACCGCGCTCGTCGCGCGACTCCTGGCCCGCGACCCCGGGGGGCGCCCCGCCTCCGCACACGAGGTGCACGAGCGGCTCCGGCAACTGCTGACCGGCTCCGAAGCCACCACCGAAATCCGGGTGGCCCACACGGCGCACCCCGATGGGGCACGGGCAAACGGCAACGAGCGATACCACCGCGTCCGTGTCTTCCTCGACGGGACAGTCGGCGACCTCGATCAGGTCACCAAGGTCGTCTACCACCTTCATCCGACCTTCCCCGAACCGGATCGCGTGATCACTAACCGGGCGACGAACTTCGCGCTGGAGACGTCGGCCTGGGGAATGTTCACACTCACTGCCGACATCTTCACGACAGACCGCCAGGACCCTCTGCGGCTCGAGCGGTACATCAGCTTCTGA
- a CDS encoding transcriptional regulator, protein MPELDANLHAPARLRLMTMLTAVSEAEFSTIRDSLDVSDSVLSKHVGALVSLGYVRSHKGVHGGRRTTWISLTAPGRAALSAHVAALREVIAGEHADPDRRTDPQDAAHPMSNRLCELRSARRWTQADLADRLDVSTQTVNAIETGRLEPSLALAFKIAAVFEGRIEDLFLPPEDTGPEA, encoded by the coding sequence ATGCCTGAGCTGGATGCCAACCTGCACGCACCGGCCCGGCTGAGGCTGATGACCATGCTGACCGCTGTGTCCGAAGCAGAGTTCTCGACCATTCGCGACAGCCTCGATGTCAGCGACTCGGTGCTTTCCAAACACGTGGGCGCCCTGGTGTCGCTCGGCTACGTCAGGAGCCACAAAGGAGTCCACGGCGGTCGCCGAACCACGTGGATCTCGCTGACCGCGCCGGGCCGGGCCGCCCTGAGCGCCCACGTTGCCGCACTGCGAGAGGTCATCGCCGGGGAGCATGCCGATCCGGATCGCCGCACTGATCCTCAAGACGCAGCGCATCCGATGAGCAACCGGCTGTGTGAGCTGCGGTCCGCGCGGCGCTGGACCCAGGCGGACCTGGCCGACCGCCTCGACGTGTCCACACAGACGGTCAACGCCATCGAAACGGGCCGCCTCGAGCCGAGCCTGGCCCTGGCATTCAAGATCGCCGCCGTGTTCGAGGGCCGGATCGAGGACCTGTTCCTCCCCCCCGAAGACACCGGCCCCGAGGCCTGA
- a CDS encoding NAD(+)/NADH kinase: MGYIGTVGLVLHPERTCAPTVEAVVRWSRARGTKVLGLAAEVTRIGCEAIPVEAEEMTTSADLMISLGGDGTMLRAMRLATGGHAPVLGVNVGRLGFLAEVDIPELPAALDAIDAHRFTVEVRSGVHARFGAAQVTALNDVVLLRSPGHKSAAVAVRVQGEPFVAYTADAVVVATPTGSTAYSFSAGGPIVSPNAEGLLITPVAPHAAFNRSVFLSSGERLDLEVLPHSGDLAIEADGLLVGHVSPGDSVEVTMLPAAARVVRLGHTTFYQRAQRKLRLTGSAEHG, from the coding sequence ATGGGATACATCGGCACGGTGGGACTGGTACTCCACCCGGAGCGCACCTGCGCGCCCACCGTGGAGGCCGTGGTCCGTTGGAGCCGGGCCCGGGGAACGAAGGTCCTGGGGCTGGCGGCGGAGGTGACACGGATCGGCTGCGAGGCCATTCCGGTAGAAGCCGAGGAGATGACCACGAGCGCCGACCTGATGATCAGCCTCGGCGGGGACGGCACCATGCTGCGCGCCATGCGGCTCGCGACCGGGGGCCACGCGCCGGTCCTGGGCGTCAACGTCGGACGCCTGGGTTTCCTCGCGGAGGTCGACATACCGGAACTCCCTGCCGCACTGGATGCCATCGACGCCCACCGTTTCACCGTGGAAGTCCGCTCCGGCGTCCATGCCCGCTTCGGGGCTGCCCAGGTGACGGCACTCAACGACGTCGTGCTCCTGCGCAGCCCGGGACACAAGTCCGCGGCGGTCGCCGTACGGGTCCAGGGCGAGCCCTTCGTGGCCTACACCGCCGACGCGGTCGTCGTCGCCACGCCGACCGGCTCCACCGCGTACAGCTTCTCCGCCGGCGGCCCGATCGTCTCCCCCAACGCGGAGGGGCTGCTGATCACCCCCGTGGCTCCGCATGCCGCGTTCAACCGCTCCGTCTTCCTCTCCAGCGGCGAACGGCTCGACCTGGAGGTCCTGCCTCACAGCGGCGACCTCGCCATCGAGGCCGACGGCCTCCTGGTCGGCCACGTCTCACCGGGCGACAGCGTCGAGGTGACCATGCTGCCCGCCGCCGCACGCGTCGTGCGACTCGGCCACACCACGTTCTACCAGCGGGCCCAGCGCAAACTCCGGCTCACCGGCTCGGCGGAACACGGCTGA
- a CDS encoding UBP-type zinc finger domain-containing protein → MADSPIRGIDPSAQPSGDGCVECLAGDGPGWWFHLRRCAACGHVGCCDSSPSQHGTRHAREAGHPFLASFEPGEAWLWNVETEQYYEGPELAAPAAHPASQPTPGPRGKVPADWRLHLH, encoded by the coding sequence ATGGCTGACAGCCCAATCCGGGGGATTGATCCCTCCGCGCAGCCGAGCGGAGACGGGTGTGTGGAGTGCCTGGCGGGGGACGGGCCGGGGTGGTGGTTCCACCTGCGGCGCTGCGCCGCGTGCGGGCACGTAGGCTGCTGCGACTCCTCGCCCTCACAGCACGGCACGAGGCATGCCCGAGAGGCGGGGCATCCGTTCCTGGCCAGCTTCGAGCCGGGTGAGGCGTGGTTGTGGAACGTTGAGACCGAGCAGTACTACGAGGGGCCGGAACTGGCGGCGCCCGCCGCGCACCCGGCCTCGCAGCCGACGCCCGGCCCACGTGGCAAGGTCCCTGCCGACTGGCGGCTGCACCTGCACTGA
- a CDS encoding DUF5996 family protein, translating to MELFPPMPLAEWRDTKETLHRFTQVVGKIRLAASVRRNHWWNVPFHLTGRGITTRPMGQVDGNPIFTIDFDFVDHRLVVATADGRTGSFPLLGQSVASFYQQTLETLAALGVRVEIPIPRPYRLADSGRPFAEDFEHAAYDPAWANRYWQVLCQVGLVLEEFAARFSGKVSPVHLFWHSLDIAHTRFSGRTVDQPPQVDPVTREAYSRELISFGFWFGDANLGEPAFYSYTTPEPAQLAEDPLTPASAQWIVLNDSHLAVLRYDAARTEADPRATVLAFYESAYQAGAARAGWDVGHLACPGGITDPRLPAPPL from the coding sequence ATGGAGCTTTTCCCACCGATGCCGCTCGCCGAGTGGCGGGACACGAAGGAGACGCTGCACCGCTTCACGCAGGTGGTGGGCAAGATCCGCCTCGCGGCGAGTGTGCGGCGCAACCACTGGTGGAACGTCCCGTTCCACCTCACCGGGCGCGGGATCACCACGCGGCCCATGGGACAGGTCGACGGCAACCCGATCTTCACCATCGACTTCGACTTCGTCGACCATCGGCTGGTCGTGGCGACGGCGGACGGCAGGACGGGGTCCTTCCCACTCCTCGGCCAGTCCGTAGCCTCGTTCTACCAACAGACCCTGGAGACGCTGGCGGCGTTGGGCGTCCGGGTGGAGATACCGATTCCCCGGCCCTACCGGCTGGCCGACTCCGGTCGGCCGTTCGCCGAGGACTTCGAGCACGCGGCCTACGACCCCGCCTGGGCGAATCGCTACTGGCAGGTGCTCTGCCAGGTCGGGCTGGTGCTGGAGGAGTTCGCGGCGCGCTTCTCGGGCAAGGTCAGCCCCGTCCACCTCTTCTGGCACTCACTCGACATCGCCCACACCCGATTCTCCGGACGCACCGTCGACCAGCCACCACAGGTGGACCCGGTGACCCGCGAGGCGTACTCCCGGGAGCTGATCAGCTTCGGGTTCTGGTTCGGGGACGCCAACCTGGGCGAACCGGCCTTCTACTCCTACACGACTCCCGAGCCGGCGCAGCTGGCCGAGGACCCGCTCACACCGGCATCCGCACAGTGGATCGTGCTCAACGACAGTCACCTGGCTGTACTGCGCTACGACGCGGCCCGCACCGAGGCCGACCCGAGAGCGACCGTACTCGCCTTCTACGAGAGCGCGTACCAGGCCGGAGCCGCCCGTGCCGGCTGGGACGTCGGCCACCTCGCCTGCCCGGGTGGAATCACGGACCCGCGTCTGCCGGCCCCGCCGCTCTGA
- a CDS encoding anion permease encodes MAAEDLALVVVERPEEPVLGLPHPIPQILKGGYALGGGDDPAPVPIAGVEPTLDQTRRHEVVDQVPATCPAFRGPPDPRPPHPRLLRRALRVRPDRDPRATSPPWVITSCAVAIALGTYLGGWRVIRTLGKGLMESESPQGMAVESASAAVILSSTDFGYSLSTTHVAIGSILGAGVGKKGAVVRWNTARRMAVAWLFTLPASALVGAAAYWAAAGAVVASGCGEDAVAGRAHLAPPLGRVPRRTRPRRPVGVPLHPAGAHAAERQVARSPGHGRIGWRRMYGTHALDIVRCVTHRGSSDEFGFE; translated from the coding sequence ATGGCCGCGGAAGACCTGGCACTCGTTGTCGTCGAGCGCCCCGAGGAGCCTGTCCTCGGCCTCCCGCACCCGATTCCGCAGATTCTGAAGGGCGGCTACGCCCTGGGCGGTGGCGACGACCCTGCGCCGGTGCCGATCGCCGGGGTCGAGCCGACGCTCGACCAGACCCGCCGCCACGAGGTCGTCGATCAGGTGCCCGCGACATGTCCGGCGTTCCGCGGGCCCCCGGATCCTCGGCCACCTCACCCCCGACTCCTTCGACGAGCGCTTCGAGTGCGGCCTGACCGCGATCCTCGGGCCACGTCCCCGCCCTGGGTGATCACCTCCTGCGCGGTGGCGATCGCACTGGGCACCTACCTCGGCGGCTGGCGGGTCATCCGGACCCTGGGCAAGGGGCTCATGGAGAGCGAGTCGCCGCAGGGCATGGCCGTCGAGTCGGCCTCGGCCGCGGTGATCCTCTCCTCCACCGACTTCGGCTACTCCCTCTCCACCACCCACGTGGCCATCGGGTCGATCCTGGGCGCGGGGGTCGGGAAGAAGGGCGCCGTGGTGCGCTGGAACACGGCCCGCCGGATGGCGGTGGCCTGGCTGTTCACCCTGCCGGCCTCCGCTCTGGTCGGCGCGGCGGCCTACTGGGCGGCGGCAGGCGCCGTGGTGGCCTCAGGATGCGGCGAGGACGCTGTTGCAGGCCGAGCACACCTTGCTCCGCCACTTGGGCGGGTACCACGTCGCACCAGGCCGAGGCGCCCGGTAGGGGTCCCTCTGCATCCGGCCGGTGCCCATGCCGCAGAACGTCAGGTCGCCAGGTCTCCCGGGCACGGCCGGATCGGTTGGCGCCGCATGTACGGCACGCACGCCCTCGACATAGTCCGTTGTGTCACCCATCGCGGAAGCTCGGACGAGTTCGGGTTCGAGTAG
- a CDS encoding alpha/beta hydrolase, translating into MALHFTSEQRLDDGVLERAFTLGEIPGILWTPASAPAPLILLGHPPLGLQKMYPRLVARARHAAADGFAAATIELPGSGDRPRWAAAEQARDDLRRTMEAGEPVSDETIDALVLPLVDKAVPEWQAALDALLSLPEIGGPVGYSGGVISIGVRLAVVEPRISAAAFFAGSFVPRAMFEEARQVTIPLHVLLQWDDEGNDRQAALDLFDAFGSKEKSLHANMGGHTGVPQFAGDVAAQFFTRHLK; encoded by the coding sequence ATGGCCCTTCACTTCACTTCCGAACAGCGTCTCGACGACGGTGTCCTCGAGCGCGCATTCACTCTCGGCGAGATCCCCGGCATCCTGTGGACGCCCGCATCCGCACCGGCGCCGCTGATCCTGCTCGGCCACCCCCCGCTCGGACTGCAGAAGATGTACCCCCGACTGGTGGCGCGGGCCCGGCACGCCGCGGCGGACGGCTTCGCCGCGGCCACCATCGAGCTTCCCGGGAGCGGTGACCGGCCCCGCTGGGCCGCCGCCGAGCAGGCCCGCGACGACCTGCGCCGGACCATGGAAGCCGGTGAGCCGGTCAGCGACGAGACCATCGACGCCCTCGTCCTCCCGCTCGTCGACAAGGCGGTCCCGGAATGGCAGGCCGCCCTTGACGCCCTCCTGTCGTTGCCCGAGATCGGCGGCCCGGTCGGGTATTCGGGGGGAGTGATCTCCATCGGCGTTCGCCTTGCGGTGGTCGAGCCGCGCATCTCGGCCGCGGCCTTCTTCGCCGGGAGTTTCGTGCCTCGCGCCATGTTCGAGGAGGCCCGCCAGGTCACCATTCCGCTGCACGTCCTGCTGCAGTGGGACGACGAAGGGAACGACCGGCAGGCGGCCCTGGACCTGTTCGACGCCTTCGGCTCCAAGGAGAAGTCCCTGCACGCCAATATGGGCGGGCACACTGGCGTCCCGCAGTTCGCGGGGGACGTCGCGGCCCAGTTCTTCACCCGGCACCTGAAGTGA
- a CDS encoding WXG100 family type VII secretion target, translating into MGVVLPDELAWILDLIGVDWPNVDEDDYREMADAVRQFADEIDQHRDDLHQAVERMAGENAGAALDAFQAHWGKVNGTHIHQLAEGCRLVGTVLDGVAVVITGAKVAAVVQLGVLAAEVIAAQAAAPFTFGLSEAGAVGATQVTRVIVKRLLKEAEEQIIDQLMSVATGPIVSALGSMAGELVLQLGEQALGMGDGVDLGRIGKAGEQGLKDGVDDSLGQVGINRGTGAMA; encoded by the coding sequence ATGGGCGTCGTTCTGCCCGACGAGCTGGCATGGATCCTGGACCTCATCGGGGTCGACTGGCCGAATGTCGACGAGGACGACTACCGCGAAATGGCTGACGCGGTACGGCAGTTCGCCGACGAGATCGACCAGCACCGGGACGACCTGCACCAGGCCGTCGAGCGGATGGCCGGGGAGAACGCCGGCGCCGCGCTGGACGCCTTCCAGGCGCACTGGGGGAAGGTCAACGGCACCCACATCCACCAACTCGCCGAGGGCTGCCGCCTAGTGGGCACGGTGCTGGACGGCGTCGCGGTGGTGATCACCGGGGCCAAGGTGGCGGCCGTCGTCCAGCTGGGCGTCCTGGCCGCCGAGGTGATCGCCGCACAGGCGGCCGCGCCGTTCACCTTCGGCCTGTCCGAGGCGGGCGCGGTCGGCGCCACCCAGGTCACCCGGGTGATCGTCAAAAGACTGCTCAAGGAGGCCGAGGAGCAGATCATCGACCAGCTGATGTCGGTCGCCACCGGGCCGATCGTCAGCGCGCTCGGCAGCATGGCCGGCGAGCTGGTCCTGCAGCTTGGCGAGCAGGCCCTGGGCATGGGCGACGGCGTCGACCTCGGCCGGATAGGCAAGGCCGGCGAGCAGGGCCTGAAGGACGGCGTGGACGACTCGCTGGGACAGGTCGGTATCAACCGCGGCACGGGGGCGATGGCATGA
- a CDS encoding RHS repeat-associated core domain-containing protein, whose product MSDGFKHSHEETDKLGEHFKVGSTKLTSSGDTHLGRARHHFGRTKGRGGLAQAAEAGVEQLMESITKGQKALGKHLDDVGTGLKKTSANHRANEQELTRTLSQIAGGKTTPSGPGPAKPSYASMLGGGSGSGSAPKPAPPKPKPVPRPPAMRPNNTKPKVQGKPLTTRPVKSDPVDIATGDVLFSQTDVGLDAALPLVLARTHLSSYRIGGWYGPSWASTLDQRIELDDQGVLFAAEDGMLLSYPVPEPGTAVQPVEGPRWPLYWDGTPGGGMRITDPRTGLTRHFAVPAEGAGPHARAAGTLQLPLRALSDRNGHTMEVVYGSGGVPVEVRHSGGYRIGISTEGRRITALALLPREGTDGGEPVELVRFGHDGNGHLATVTDSSRLAMSLTYDGSGRLTGWTDRVGYRYRYVYDRAGRCVQTRGDGGYLDAVFTYDTEQRVTMMTDAVGNRTVYRFDEAGRLECETSPQGAVATFEWDRYGSLLSRTDPLGRTSTFSYDADGNLEVSTLPDGTTSSASHNERHQVTELTAMDGARWRYEYDEHGNTVATVDPMGARTAYVFDERGRPVEVTDALGYTSRVTFDAAGLTTSLTDSTGAASHSTRDAFGRLSSVTDALGNTTTFGWTLEGRPAWQQEPDGGRHEWTHDAAGRVVEYREPSGGVTRAEYGPFGKLAARTGPDGERYTYEYDGQLRLTAVTNPAGARWTYRHDPTGGVIEETDFAGRTIHYERDLTGALTARTNAAGQRVEYVRDARGRTVEMHADGRVTRFTYDGAGRVLTVGDGLTGVSRSYDPTGRLVAEECEGKVTSFSYDLLGRRTGLRTPAGAESQWTYTPIGLPETLTGPGGALRFHYDPAGREVRREFGRVVFDRRYDAMDRLTGQQVGVDGRLLSRQDYVFRPDGALAETTDHLLGTRTTQFDGNRRVTALTGANWQEGYAYDRAGELVGVQLPGGGEDPGEFAVAGGRLRQAGRTGYEYDAQGRLVRRTRRLLSGGELTWEYSWDSHDQLTSVALPDGTLARYRYDPFGRRRAKQLLAADRATVLDETVFTWANERLVEQVRTRADRPGQQVTAWEWTLTGQRPLTQTDWLLPAADAPQHEIDRRFHAIVTDLVGTPTELVDEHGAVHWQQRTTLWGSPLPGAIEEIDCPLRFPGQYHDAETGLHYNVFRYYDPGTARYLSSDPLGLAAGPSPYGYVLDPRRITDPLGLDPDLIDLYHGTTHNGASSIEQHGINPQFSPRPMDFGHGGFYVTNDAAQAHQWARTQDERNPTAGGPAVMHFQISRSELEALNGKRFNNDQELSDFIAHHRNDRNGTQMHNYDNVEGKMLLNLGPWRRNNDTPMRLSGHQIAFYQQPGVDLLSNGYAGRHRR is encoded by the coding sequence ATGAGCGACGGTTTCAAGCACAGCCACGAGGAGACCGACAAGCTCGGCGAGCACTTCAAGGTCGGGTCCACCAAGCTCACCTCCTCCGGCGACACCCATCTCGGCCGGGCCCGCCACCACTTCGGCCGCACCAAGGGCCGGGGCGGGCTGGCGCAGGCCGCCGAGGCCGGTGTCGAGCAGCTGATGGAGAGCATCACCAAGGGTCAGAAGGCGCTCGGCAAGCACCTGGACGACGTCGGCACCGGCCTGAAGAAGACCAGCGCCAACCACCGGGCCAACGAGCAGGAGCTGACCCGAACCCTGAGCCAGATCGCCGGCGGCAAGACCACACCCAGCGGTCCGGGCCCCGCCAAGCCCAGCTACGCCTCCATGCTGGGCGGCGGCAGCGGCTCGGGCAGTGCGCCCAAGCCCGCCCCACCCAAGCCCAAGCCGGTGCCCCGGCCGCCGGCCATGCGGCCCAACAACACCAAGCCCAAGGTGCAGGGCAAGCCGCTGACGACCCGTCCGGTCAAGAGCGACCCGGTGGACATCGCCACCGGTGACGTGCTGTTCTCGCAGACCGACGTGGGCCTCGATGCCGCGCTGCCGCTGGTCCTCGCCCGTACCCATCTGTCCAGCTACCGGATCGGCGGCTGGTACGGCCCGAGTTGGGCGTCCACGCTGGACCAGCGGATCGAACTCGATGACCAGGGCGTGCTGTTCGCCGCCGAGGACGGCATGCTGCTCAGCTACCCGGTGCCCGAGCCGGGCACCGCCGTCCAGCCGGTCGAGGGGCCGCGCTGGCCGCTGTACTGGGACGGCACTCCGGGCGGCGGCATGCGGATCACCGACCCGCGCACCGGCCTCACCCGACACTTCGCCGTGCCCGCCGAGGGAGCGGGGCCGCACGCCCGGGCGGCCGGCACCCTGCAGTTGCCGCTGCGCGCCCTCAGCGACCGCAACGGGCACACCATGGAGGTGGTGTACGGCAGCGGCGGTGTGCCGGTCGAGGTGCGGCACAGCGGCGGCTACCGGATCGGGATCAGCACCGAGGGCCGCCGGATCACCGCGCTCGCCCTGCTGCCCCGCGAAGGGACCGACGGCGGCGAGCCGGTCGAGCTGGTCCGGTTCGGCCACGACGGCAACGGCCACCTCGCCACCGTCACCGACTCCTCCCGGCTCGCCATGAGCCTCACCTACGACGGTTCGGGCCGGCTGACCGGCTGGACCGACCGGGTCGGCTACCGCTACCGCTACGTCTACGACCGGGCCGGGCGCTGCGTGCAGACCCGAGGCGACGGCGGCTATCTGGACGCGGTGTTCACCTACGACACCGAGCAGCGCGTCACCATGATGACCGACGCGGTCGGCAACCGGACCGTCTACCGGTTCGACGAGGCGGGCCGGCTCGAGTGCGAGACCTCCCCGCAGGGCGCCGTCGCCACCTTCGAGTGGGACCGCTACGGCAGCCTGCTGTCCCGCACCGACCCGCTCGGCCGCACCAGCACCTTCAGCTACGACGCGGACGGCAACCTCGAGGTCTCCACGCTGCCCGACGGCACCACCAGCAGCGCGAGCCACAACGAGCGGCACCAGGTCACCGAGCTGACCGCGATGGACGGCGCCCGGTGGCGCTACGAGTACGACGAGCACGGCAACACCGTCGCCACCGTCGACCCGATGGGCGCCCGCACCGCGTACGTCTTCGACGAGCGCGGCCGGCCCGTCGAGGTGACCGACGCGCTCGGGTACACCAGCCGGGTGACCTTCGACGCGGCCGGCCTGACCACCTCGCTGACCGACTCCACCGGGGCCGCCAGCCACAGCACGCGCGATGCGTTCGGGCGGCTGAGCAGTGTCACCGACGCGCTCGGCAACACCACCACCTTCGGCTGGACACTGGAGGGCCGCCCGGCCTGGCAGCAGGAGCCGGACGGCGGCCGGCACGAGTGGACCCACGACGCCGCGGGCCGGGTGGTCGAGTACCGTGAGCCGAGCGGCGGCGTCACCCGCGCCGAGTACGGGCCGTTCGGCAAGCTCGCCGCCCGCACCGGCCCGGACGGCGAGCGCTACACCTACGAGTACGACGGCCAGTTGCGGCTCACCGCCGTCACCAACCCGGCCGGTGCCCGCTGGACGTACCGGCACGACCCGACCGGTGGCGTGATCGAGGAGACCGACTTCGCCGGCCGCACCATCCACTACGAGCGGGACCTGACCGGCGCGCTCACGGCCCGCACCAACGCCGCCGGGCAACGTGTCGAGTACGTCCGCGACGCCCGGGGCCGCACCGTCGAAATGCACGCCGACGGCCGGGTCACCCGGTTCACCTACGACGGCGCGGGCCGGGTGCTGACCGTCGGCGACGGGCTGACCGGGGTGAGCCGGAGCTACGACCCGACCGGCCGGCTGGTCGCCGAGGAGTGCGAGGGCAAGGTCACCAGCTTCTCGTACGACCTGCTCGGCCGCCGGACCGGCTTGCGGACCCCGGCCGGCGCCGAGTCGCAATGGACCTACACGCCGATCGGCCTGCCCGAGACGCTGACCGGGCCGGGAGGGGCGCTGCGCTTCCACTACGACCCGGCCGGGCGGGAGGTGCGGCGCGAGTTCGGGCGGGTGGTGTTCGACCGCCGCTACGACGCCATGGACCGGCTCACCGGCCAACAGGTCGGCGTGGACGGCCGGCTGTTGAGTCGTCAGGACTACGTCTTCCGGCCCGACGGTGCGCTCGCCGAGACCACCGACCACCTGCTCGGCACCCGTACCACCCAGTTCGACGGCAACCGCCGGGTCACCGCGCTGACCGGCGCGAACTGGCAGGAGGGCTACGCCTACGACCGGGCCGGCGAGCTGGTCGGCGTCCAACTGCCGGGCGGCGGTGAGGATCCGGGCGAGTTCGCGGTGGCCGGCGGGCGGCTGCGGCAGGCCGGGCGGACCGGGTACGAGTACGACGCCCAGGGCCGGCTGGTGCGCCGCACCCGCCGACTGCTGTCCGGCGGCGAACTGACCTGGGAGTACTCCTGGGACTCGCACGACCAGCTCACCTCGGTCGCCCTGCCGGACGGCACCCTCGCCCGGTACCGCTACGACCCGTTCGGCCGGCGGCGGGCCAAGCAGCTGCTGGCCGCCGACCGGGCCACCGTGCTGGACGAGACGGTCTTCACCTGGGCCAACGAACGGCTGGTCGAGCAGGTCCGCACCCGCGCCGACCGGCCCGGACAGCAGGTCACCGCCTGGGAGTGGACCCTCACCGGCCAGCGCCCGCTCACCCAGACCGACTGGCTGCTGCCCGCCGCCGACGCCCCACAGCACGAGATCGACCGGCGCTTCCACGCCATCGTCACCGACCTGGTCGGGACTCCGACCGAACTGGTCGACGAGCACGGCGCCGTGCACTGGCAGCAGCGCACCACGCTGTGGGGCAGCCCGCTGCCCGGCGCGATCGAGGAGATCGACTGCCCGCTGCGCTTCCCCGGGCAGTACCACGACGCCGAGACCGGACTGCACTACAACGTCTTCCGCTACTACGACCCGGGCACCGCCCGCTACCTCAGCTCCGACCCGCTCGGCCTGGCCGCCGGCCCCAGCCCGTACGGCTACGTGCTCGACCCGCGCCGGATCACGGACCCGCTGGGCCTCGACCCGGACCTGATCGACCTGTACCACGGCACCACCCACAACGGTGCCAGCAGCATCGAGCAGCACGGCATCAACCCGCAGTTCAGCCCCCGTCCGATGGACTTCGGCCACGGCGGCTTCTATGTCACCAACGACGCCGCCCAGGCGCACCAGTGGGCCCGCACCCAGGACGAGCGGAACCCGACCGCCGGCGGCCCGGCGGTCATGCACTTCCAGATCTCCCGCTCCGAGCTGGAGGCCCTGAACGGGAAGCGGTTCAACAACGATCAGGAGCTCTCCGACTTCATCGCCCACCACCGCAACGACCGCAACGGCACCCAGATGCACAACTACGACAACGTCGAGGGCAAGATGCTGCTCAACCTCGGCCCATGGCGGCGGAACAACGACACCCCGATGCGGCTCAGCGGCCATCAGATAGCGTTCTACCAGCAGCCGGGCGTCGACCTGCTGTCCAACGGCTACGCAGGAAGGCACCGGCGGTGA